One stretch of Hyphomicrobiales bacterium DNA includes these proteins:
- a CDS encoding DUF1330 domain-containing protein: MPKAYWIASVEVTDPDNYKNYAALAPACIERHGGRFLARGGKAEQMEGAGRPRNVVIEFPSLEAARTCYNSKEYQAAKAERKGAGIASIVIVEGVA, encoded by the coding sequence ATGCCAAAGGCGTATTGGATTGCCAGCGTCGAGGTGACCGACCCCGACAACTACAAGAATTACGCCGCCCTCGCGCCCGCCTGCATCGAGCGTCACGGTGGCCGGTTCCTCGCCCGCGGCGGCAAGGCCGAGCAGATGGAAGGGGCCGGCCGCCCGCGCAACGTGGTGATCGAATTTCCCTCGCTCGAAGCGGCGCGCACCTGCTACAATTCGAAGGAATATCAGGCCGCAAAGGCCGAGCGCAAAGGCGCCGGCATCGCGAGCATCGTGATCGTCGAAGGCGTCGCCTAG
- a CDS encoding DUF1330 domain-containing protein, protein MAKGYWIAHIAVTDPAAYEKYRAANGAVFAAWGARFVVRGGQSENPEGKLRGRHVILEFDSYEKALACYRSPEYQELVRMRQAGAEGDVVIVEGV, encoded by the coding sequence ATGGCCAAGGGATATTGGATCGCGCACATCGCCGTCACCGACCCTGCGGCCTACGAAAAATACCGCGCCGCCAACGGTGCGGTCTTTGCGGCCTGGGGCGCGCGCTTCGTCGTTCGCGGCGGCCAGAGCGAGAACCCGGAGGGCAAGTTGCGCGGGCGCCACGTCATTCTCGAGTTCGATAGTTACGAGAAGGCCCTCGCCTGCTATCGCTCTCCGGAGTATCAGGAGCTAGTGCGCATGCGGCAGGCCGGAGCCGAGGGCGATGTCGTCATCGTCGAAGGCGTCTGA